A window of Lepus europaeus isolate LE1 chromosome 11, mLepTim1.pri, whole genome shotgun sequence contains these coding sequences:
- the LOC133769480 gene encoding olfactory receptor 11G2-like, with amino-acid sequence MLLSHNSTVTAATHEFILLGFLCSQEVAILLFALFSLIYILTLLGNGAIICAVWWDQQLHTPMYILLANFSFLEICYINSNVPNMLFNFLSKTKTISYNGCILQFYIFLSLCATELFFLALMAFDRYVAICRPLHYPTIMTRKFCGTLVSACWVGGFLWLVTPATLVSQVPFCGSNIIDHYLCDLGAMLAISCVPVPKTTLTCSTFSAVILLVTLVYILVSYSLVLRAVVQVPTGSGRKKAFSTCASHLTVVSLFYGSIMVMYVSPGAANQPGMQKFVTMFYSIVTPLLNPLIYSLRNKEMKIALRKVVCKV; translated from the coding sequence ATGCTTCTTTCACATAACAGTACTGTCACTGCTGCCACTCATGAATtcattcttctgggtttcctgtgtAGCCAAGAAGTAGCAAttcttctttttgctttgttttccctcATTTACATCTTGACTTTGTTGGGCAATGGTGCTATTATTTGTGCTGTGTGGTGGGACCAGCAACTCCACACCCCCATGTATATCTTATTGGCCAACTTCTCTTTTCTGGAGATTTGCTACATAAATTCCAATGTGCCTAATATGTTGTTCAACTTCCTCTCCAAAACCAAGACCATCTCCTATAATGGCTGCATCCTACAGTTCtacattttcctctctctctgtgccacagaACTTTTCTTCCTGGCTCTCATGGCATTTGATAGGTATGTTGCCATCTGCCGTCCATTACATTATCCCACCATAATGACCAGGAAATTCTGTGGAACCCTTGTGTCTGCCTGCTGGGTGGGTGGCTTCCTCTGGTTAGTGACACCTGCCACTCTTGTCTCCCAAGTACCATTTTGTGGTTCAAATATTATTGATCACTACCTGTGTGATCTGGGGGCAATGTTGGCCATATCATGTGTTCCTGTCCCCAAGACAACTCTGACATGTAGCACCTTCAGCGCTGTAATACTGCTCGTCACTTTGGTCTACATTCTCGTATCCTACTCTCTGGTCCTTCGAGCTGTGGTTCAAGTTCCCACAGGTTCAGGCAGGAAAAAAGCCTTCTCCACCTGTGCGTCCCATCTTACAGTGGTGTCCTTATTTTACGGCTCCATCATGGTGATGTATGTAAGCCCAGGGGCAGCCAATCAGCCTGGCATGCAGAAATTTGTAACAATGTTTTACTCAATTGTGACTCCACTTTTAAATCCTCTGATTTATAGCCTCAGGAATAAGGAGATGAAGATTGCCTTGAGGAAAGTTGTGTGCAAAGTTTAA
- the LOC133770525 gene encoding olfactory receptor 11G2-like → MKDPGSHNHSDPVSAFILLGFPCPWEIQILLFSLFSVTYVLTLIGNLCIICSVWWTQHLHAPMYILLANFSFLEIWYVTSTVPNMLVNLLSGTNTISFSGCFLQFYLFFSMGTTETFFLSVMAFDRYLAICRPLHYPTIMTVRRCCRLGACCWACGFSSFLLPVYLISKLPFCGPNTIDHFLCDPGPLLKLSCVPAPSTETICAVVSSVLIFSTFLFITGSYALVIRAVLRVPSAEGRRKAFSTCGSHLAVVSLFYGSIMVMYVSPTAGNPAGIQKIVTLFYSVLTPLFNPLIYSLRNKEVKEALRKLFRVARFGQRHPLKS, encoded by the coding sequence atgaaagacccAGGAAGTCATAATCACTCTGACCCTGTGAGTGCATTCATTCTTCTTGGATTCCCTTGTCCCTGGGAGATTCagatcctcctcttctccctcttctctgtgacCTATGTCCTGACACTCATTGGAAACCTGTGCATTATCTGTTCTGTGTGGTGGACCCAGCATCTCCATGCCCCCATGTACATCCTGTTGGCCAACTTTTCCTTCCTGGAGATCTGGTATGTCACTTCCACTGTCCCCAATATGCTAGTCAACCTCCTCTCTGGGACCAACaccatctctttctctggctGCTTCCTCCAGTTCTACTTATTCTTCTCCATGGGCACCACGGAGACCTTCTTCCTGTCTGTGATGGCCTTTGACAGGTACCTTGCCATCTGCAGGCCCCTGCACTACCCCACCATCATGACAGTGCGACGCTGCTGCAGACTGGGAGCCTGCTGCTGGGCGTGCGGcttctcctctttcctcctcccagtGTATCTGATCTCCAAGCTTCCCTTTTGTGGCCCCAATACTATTGATCACTTTTTATGTGACCCTGGGCCCCTTCTGAAGTTGTCTTGTGTGCCAGCTCCTTCCACCGAAACCATCTGTGCTGTAGTCAGCTCAGTCCTAATTTTCTCCACCTTCCTCTTCATTACCGGCTCCTATGCCCTGGTGATCAGAGCAGTGCTCCGAGTCCCCTCGGCTGAGGGCCGGAGAAAGGCCTTCTCCACGTGTGGCTCCCATCTGGCCGTGGTCTCCCTGTTCTATGGCTCCATCATGGTGATGTATGTGAGTCCCACAGCAGGCAACCCAGCAGGGATCCAGAAAATTGTGACTTTGTTTTATTCTGTGCTGACTCCACTTTTCAACCCCTTGATTTATAGCCTCCGGAATAAGGAAGTGAAAGAGGCCCTGAGAAAGCTGTTTAGGGTTGCAAGATTCGGTCAAAGACACCCTCTCAAGAGCTAG